The following proteins are co-located in the Camelina sativa cultivar DH55 chromosome 12, Cs, whole genome shotgun sequence genome:
- the LOC109128205 gene encoding serine/arginine repetitive matrix protein 1-like — protein MGKLNLNVPNASARYRQAPEPSSRSAPRQDVRRGSDPPAAGSSKKVPPSPRRAVDNPSRTRQRSPPPNRHTDPEETLPRRKVDGTPGRIADPPQRSQKRKDGPEQEPSVPLKKSKSVDFSWDFAHSSGARPFPSDSQSCAELFRKIHYGEGRLSSVERMKESDAVTEVAQASFEVRRLNQFASQIFLECILILFFSSF, from the coding sequence ATGGGGAAACTGAACTTGAACGTCCCTAATGCATCCGCTCGCTATCGCCAAGCTCCAGAGCCGTCGTCTCGGTCGGCTCCCCGTCAGGATGTTCGTCGAGGTTCCGATCCCCCAGCTGCAGGATCGTCCAAAAAGGTCCCCCCTTCCCCTCGTCGAGCTGTGGATAATCCTTCACGGACGCGTCAAAGGTCTCCCCCGCCTAACCGCCACACCGACCCTGAAGAGACGCTTCCAAGGAGGAAGGTGGATGGGACTCCTGGTCGCATTGCCGACCCTCCACAAAGGTCACAGAAAAGGAAAGATGGCCCTGAACAAGAGCCGTCTGTCCCACTGAAGAAGTCGAAGTCGGTCGACTTCAGCTGGGACTTTGCTCATTCATCTGGAGCTCGTCCCTTTCCATCTGACTCGCAGTCTTGTGCCGAGTTGTTTCGGAAGATCCATTATGGCGAAGGTCGTCTCTCTTCTGTTGAAAGGATGAAAGAGTCCGACGCTGTCACCGAAGTTGCTCAAGCATCTTTTGAGGTTCGTCGGTTAAATCAATTCGCTTCGCAGATCTTCCTTGAATGTATTTTaatccttttcttctcttctttttag